In Sesamum indicum cultivar Zhongzhi No. 13 linkage group LG8, S_indicum_v1.0, whole genome shotgun sequence, the sequence TGGCTTGACCGACCCATCCAATTAATTTGCCTTACAAAAAGTAGATCCGGATCCActgaatttcttaaaaatttgattgagATCTGATAAAAGAAATAGCATTAGACTCAGATTTGGATCCACAACAAGCATACCAaattattacatcaaacaGTTGACTTCCCAAGAATCAGATCCGAATCGTAACTATGGTCTAATTCAATTGGCGAAGATAAAATCCCATAATCATATAAATCATGAATTCGAACCCCGCTAAGTGCGtgaaatgattattataataatttttattaaatattgatgtcGATATTtcaatatgaataattatacttgTAAATCgactaacaaatatattacactagACGTATAATTACTTACggaatttttattctttggaTTTGATCAGGTCAAACTAGCTTCATTTCCAAATTCGGATGTGGATAAAACTGGATCCTCAAATATGGATCATACCGAATTCCTAGAACCGGAACTACGTCCACAAGAACCATATCCACATAACGTCTACGTCCAACTCAAATCCGATTCATTAACTTCATTTCTCGAATATAGATCCGGATCCGGATGTACCAAATCGGAATCCAGTAGAGGTCTCGAACTCGGATTCAGGATCTGGATCCCGGACAATTATCTTAACTTTTAACTTTCGATAAAGTAATatcatcataaataaatatttagcaatttcattttacacaaaatttatacataaaaaatagaagttcTCATACAGAGttcattaaaaattactatttgtaagtaaccaaaaaaataataaaaaattataaaatctcaatttcGCAGATCAGATCCCATCAACAAAATAATGGGTGGATTactacacaaaataatttgatggaTCAAATTCTAAGAAGATGCAGTCAAGGAATTTTAAATGTAACTTTGATCAGGAGCCCACAACCTCTACCTGCTGgatatctaaaaaatattttagatattaaCATTCATGAACGCAGTAAAAACCAAGATCATTTTTACCGTTCTGTTAGAACACTGAATCATACATGATAATATCAGCATTTCACGCTACAACAACGTCACATTTGATCATGTGTATCCATCCCAACACCACAACAAAATTCTTGCATTGATATAGAAATTCAGCTCAGCTgacaaattttcaagaatcacaAACCAAACTCATTGCTATAACACATTAACACCATAAAACAACCACATGCAACCGGCTAAANNNNNNNNNNNNNNNNNNNNNNNNNNNNNNNNNNNNNNNNNNNNNNNNNNNNNNNNNNNNNNNNNNNNNNNNNNNNNNNNNNNNNNNNNNNNNNNNNNNNNNNNNNNNNNNNNNNNNNNNNNNNNNNNNNNNNNNNNNNNNNNNNNNNNNNNNNNNNNNNNNNNNNNNNNNNNNNNNNNNNNNNNNNNNNNNNNNNNNNNNNNNNNNNNNNNNNNNNNACGCTCTTGAAAGTGGCACAACTTAGAGATTACATCTAAATGTCAGTTcccaatttcatattttagcgCATTAGCAGTAAATGTAGACGAGAATGTGCAAATGCACCTACATAGACACACAGGGCAGCAGCTATGCCGGTCCCCATAGAAACTCACTCGCCCAAATGCCATCCCCCGCTTAGAGTTCTCTTATGATCAGACAGTACATTTACTTGTACTAAACTGGAGACTATTCACATCACTTGTATATAGATCTGCTGAGCAGATCCGTATAATTTAGTAAAAGATGTCAACCTATTCTAAGGCACAGTAGTCATCATCTGTGTCAGTAATTCTTGAGATCTATGCATTAAATGTTCAACAAGTGCTAAAAAAACAAGATGTCAACATGGACATCATTTGCACATATAAAAGTATAACATCATTAAAAAGAATTCCAGATTGCTCCAACGAACTATTTAACAAACATGGGCACGAGGACATTCTAACATCATTCAGTGAGAACATAGCATAAACTAATATGTAGTTCTGGTATAACTAATAATGTTGACTCCACCGGCATCAAGAAACATGCAATCACGACGAATATACATGGAAATAATAAGATGCACATCGTCACACACTCTCGATTAAATTAGAGGAGCACAACCTGTCACATGATGCAGTGTACATGTCTCGAACCTAATCTCTTTAGAAAAAGTGCCCCAAAGGCAATCCTGACTCGGACGTGTTGCATATTAAAAGACATCAGGACGATTCTCATTTCACCTATCAACCAACAAATCATTCAGAAAATATGATTCTACCTTCAAACCTTTTGTTGGAGATAGAAGGTCAGTCACACGAGCCCCCACATCACCCTTGCAGGAAGTACAATGATTGAGCAGCATTTTCAAGCACGATCTTCATCTACGTGATTTGGAACTTCATTTTGACTGTCCAGAGGCATATATTGTGCCATGATGGCCCTGATCTCTGAGTCCATATATGACTGAAAATGCAACCATGGAAAAGTTGTAGTAAGTGACAATATCTCATAGTAGATGGTAAGATATGACAGAAATTCCATTGATGCTAAAAGGATTTACGCATTAACCCTCTCAAAACAACTGTGCTACGTCTCAACTAAATCCAGCACATTATCAGATCATTAGCACAACTTGCCAACCACCTTTGTTGGAAACTCAAGTAACATCAACATTCTGTCACTTATTTCTTCCGTTTGTTAGTTCATCTTTCAGCATCTATCGCCATACCTCATCCcttatctaataattaacaGTTTCATATTCCAAATTAAGGGGTAAGATCTGactaaagaataaattttagagGTGAACTTGGAACTAATGCTTATATCTGACATTTGTGAGTAGAAAGAAAACTTACCCTCAATCTACGTTTATACACCACATAAGCCCCACCAGCAGCTAAAGCCAATGCAATCAAAATAATCCAAACAGCAGTCCAAGCAGACTTCACTTCTGTAGTCTTACCTGCATAAAGCAGCAGAACAGAAACCAATTGAGGATCAGGAGTGCAACTTATAGAtgcataatataaaaaatttgcgAGCGGACTGACTTATGCAGGTATCATGGTCCCTGATATACAACAGGTCCCCACCACAAGTGCACTCGTAACTGCCCCATGTATTTTTGCAGCTGCATTCAGGGCATTGACAGGCTTTCTTCTGCTTACATTCATCGATATCTGTGtgttaaaagtaaaagagtgtAAGGGTGGAAGTTAAACAAGCAAACTGCATGATGATAACTCGTTATTTGAGCTCCAATTTCACATCAGGTCTATGTAAATGATGGGAATATAGTTGTTAATAGGTGACATACAATTCAGCATAACACCATATTCATGTCACCCTCAACTTCCCAATGAAGTTTGCTATTTCCattattgcaaataaaaagatatcttacagaaaaaaaaaagcgctTTCAACTAGAAGTGTAACGGATCAAGTTTGATTCaagcttttgaaaatttttaggCTCGTTTGCTTGCAGTGATTTTGATAGATACATCTATAAAATAGGTGGATTTTTCTTACATGGATTGCGTTGGAAAACACCAAACAGTGTGCATAATGACACGTCAGTCCAATGTTGGCCCACTATCGACATGGAATAATCCAGAACATTTGATGTTTTCACCCATCAATATAAGAAAAACCAATCAAGCCCATCTTGGTGTTAGTTTCAACGTTTTTTGGCCTTTGATATATTATAGACCGCGGATCAATTAGGCTGGCTCCTGGAATATGGATCAGACAACCTAAGTTTGACGTACAATGCAACAAAAACACCTGCCTATACAAACTCTGAAATTGACCAGTTTGCCCCGTGCATCTAACAGTAATATGAAGTCTTAATTTCCATCATCATTAATCGACAGTGACAAAGTCAGGAACTCTTTTATTTCTGAGAAATAAATTAGACTAACTTCAACATAGAAAATCCAGTTGGCTGATTGTGGGTTTCTTCAGTTCAATTGTTCCACTGTCAAAATGAGGTGTTGAAGGATGCAACTATAATCCACCTTCAGTTTTAGACTTTCAAGACAATCCTAGTTCCTTTTCTTTAGCTCATGATTTTATTGCCTCAAGATTTGGGAGATGAAGAATATGTTGTGGAAATATGGGGCCGAGTCAAGAAGAGTGTTGAGGTGGGTGGTGAATGCTATGTCATCCGAGATATGTCATTTGATAACTGAGTACTAGGAAATGTATAGTTCATGCAATCTTACATCTAGACCTGCTTGTTGGTCTTCATCCCTGATATCAAGTAAAGTCTCCTCAATTGTAATCCATTGttccttttctttaattttctttagtttGCTTCTTTCCTTCCTTTCTGTTAAAACAGTTGAAATGCTGGTTATTCATACCAGGTtccaaattgatttttgttttagtttacTGTTAGTGGAGCTTAttagttacaaaaattacaaaatattttctttctctgaaCATGCCTGAGGATAGCTCATCAAGTGAATTTGTTGAAGGAGCTAAAAATAAGACATTATTGTTGAGGTATACTTTTGTTGATAATTGatatatggaaaaattttGGGATGTAGGGTGAAACTCCCAACTGCTGAGGACCGAGGTGATGTTTCTCaggaattattattattactttgaGTAAGGAGGGACATTAAACCTTCATTCTCATGCAAATGATACCTCGGAGCAAGGAAACCAGGCTGCTATGACATACCATCTAGCTAGACAAAAACTTAGCCAGTAAATCAAAATGAAGTACATCAAAGCAGATTATTGTGGAAGGTGTTTAGGACATAAGAATGTTATATAGAAAGTTCTTACCTTCACAACTGTTAACACCATCACCTTTAAATCCTGGAGGACATGTGCATTTTCCCTCTTCATTATCCTGTTAAGAAATATCAAAGAAATTCCAATCTCATGCAACTTTTAGCTTGGGACTaagatacaaaatataaaagatcacGAACCACACAAGCAGAGAAAGCGACTCCATTTCTGCTTTCATGCCAACAGCCTCCGTTATTTATTCTGCAACGCCCCGGTCCACTTGCTGCATATGGAAAGATCTATTCAGGTAATATTCTGATCACGATGGCTTGATATATTCGTagaatggaaaattttaacataattctTGAAGCTAAGAATAAGACAAGGAGTGAgactttaaatgaaatttatacaGCAAAGGCATGTGCactgtaaaataattattacaaacttACATTTACAGCCTGAGAATATAGTATTGATATTCAGTCCATTGGTTAATAAATGTCTCCCTCTACATTAGCGActtgaaaattctaaaccTTGAGAATCTTGTTAATTACATGCACCAAGACAAgttgatattttcattcaaagtATTGCCATGCTATCCTGAGTGGGTTGATACTTAAGACTGTCTACATCCAATCTTCCCATCTTTTTTCTCAAGACAAATAGCTGAGAATCCTCATCCATCATATGCACTAACAAAAGGTTGAGATTCTCATAGCACCTTCTCTAGAGAAACTCAATTTTAGAAAGATGTCATGATGACTAGAGTATGCCCAAAGGGTAACTAAATCATATAGTTGCAGAAGAAACGACCTGGGTCCACCTCCTCCTTGAGTTATATATAGCCTAACATCCACAAGATGATTTCCATATTTCATCTCAGCTTGGAATGAGTTATGAGATGCACCAGTGAAAAATCAAGGCAGTTTGTGGGTAACATTACTTGTCTATTGGAATTCGAAATTCAGGGATTTACTTCAATCATAATGTCAAACAACATGGAATATTGAAACAATATCCCATATTTACGACTTTTTTTCCATGTGTTTGAAAATCTATTACGGGTCGAGCATAATGAGTTGATGCGGATGATGAAACAATTCAAAGGAGAGGTTGCTTTTAGCAGGCATTTCCTGATAGATTAATAGGAACTATTTGCTAAACAAATGGTAACCATTTACATACCAACACAAGACCTATAACCATCTCCCTTAAACTGCACACCATTAACCACAGGGCATTCGCATACTCTTCCTCGGAATGTGTCCTGAATGTGTACACGAAAATGTAAGAAGATAAAAGGTTTAAGGCAAAACATTAAATTACACTAAAGTACCTTGCAAGCTGTAATATTAGCTGCCTTGTCTTGCCAGCAGCCACCGTTGTTCTCCAAGCATTCATTTGTTTCCACATCTGCAGTTAGAAAATATCATCTCCAAGTTCACTCATTCCACTCAACAGTCAAATTAACTCTGTAAGTAACATACCACCACCCAGACAAACTGATGGCTCCGTGGTTTCCTCAAAACCAGCACATATAGCTTTCAAAACAGCACCTTTCTCCAATTTCCCTGCAGAAAAAGCAAATcagaaaaatatcatattttaactGCTTGGAGGAAATTATGTGTGCAGAAAACAAACCTCGATATTGACGATTATTCACAACGAGAGTTGGCAGAATGGTTACATCACCACGTGATCCTTTTCCAATCTACAGAAATTTTACTTCTCAGGcattttatatgattattaacAGAGAGAACGTAAATAATAAGAGACAACAGAAAGACTGTTCACTTGATAATGCTGTAAGAAAATTGATTACAATACTCACTTGAGCATCCTGCTCTTCTTTCAGAACAGGATTGTCTGAATCAGCTTCCGGatcacccatgcatttttcaatttttttcagatCAAGACCTGATATGCAAGTAAACTTAGAATATAATGTTTTGCACAATATTCAGAGACAATTATGAtggaagataaaaatatttacctaAAGAGTTAATAACTTGCTCAGCACATTCCTTGTTGTATTTCTTCTCCTTCATGGGGCATCTGATTTGGAAATCAGTAACATAGTCCCACCAGACCCATGGTTTTTTGGTCTCATTGGCCACTCTAAAAACACATAGCTGTCTCAGGTTCTCAAGAACCACATCTTTTCCTTCATAACCAGTGCTGAAATCTTGTTCAGGGTCTGGAGCACAATATCTTCCATGGTTGAGGCATTGAGATTTGCATTGTTTGCTAATGGTGAACGCCTGCGGGCAATACCAAGTTATATAATGAGGTGTAAATTGAGTATAACCACCTTTCTCAAGCACTTGAGCCGCCCCCTTAAAATCCTTCAAAAACTCCATCAACATATCACACTTAACCCCACACTCGTCGTTGCTGTTAGTCCACAGTTCGTATTCCACTCGATCATCTGGGTGGGGGACAGCTTCCCTCCAGTCAAGATTCACATTCACCATGTCACCCTCGCTGATtgctttctttaatttttcaccAAAACTTTTATCAATCAGTGCAGATGGTATTGTTATGTTTGCAATATATCTTGCAGATGCAC encodes:
- the LOC105169378 gene encoding vacuolar-sorting receptor 3, with the protein product MGCSERPKGAILLGLLLLTLAEIVVGRFVVEKNSLRVLSPDSIKGTHDSAIGNFGIPQYGGRMGGTVVYPRDNRKGCKSFDDSGISFKAKAGALPNFVLVDRGDCFFALKVWNAQNAGAAAVLVADDLDEPLITMDSPEEDGASARYIANITIPSALIDKSFGEKLKKAISEGDMVNVNLDWREAVPHPDDRVEYELWTNSNDECGVKCDMLMEFLKDFKGAAQVLEKGGYTQFTPHYITWYCPQAFTISKQCKSQCLNHGRYCAPDPEQDFSTGYEGKDVVLENLRQLCVFRVANETKKPWVWWDYVTDFQIRCPMKEKKYNKECAEQVINSLGLDLKKIEKCMGDPEADSDNPVLKEEQDAQIGKGSRGDVTILPTLVVNNRQYRGKLEKGAVLKAICAGFEETTEPSVCLGGDVETNECLENNGGCWQDKAANITACKDTFRGRVCECPVVNGVQFKGDGYRSCVASGPGRCRINNGGCWHESRNGVAFSACVDNEEGKCTCPPGFKGDGVNSCEDIDECKQKKACQCPECSCKNTWGSYECTCGGDLLYIRDHDTCISKTTEVKSAWTAVWIILIALALAAGGAYVVYKRRLRSYMDSEIRAIMAQYMPLDSQNEVPNHVDEDRA